The sequence below is a genomic window from Trichosurus vulpecula isolate mTriVul1 chromosome 5, mTriVul1.pri, whole genome shotgun sequence.
CCAGGAACCACAGTGGGAGGCTGGTAATTGATGCCAACCTTGAAGCCAGTTGGGCACCAATCCCCAAAATGGATGCTATGCTTCGTCTTGATGATAGTTTGCCCTATCCTTAAGTAGCCCAGTGGCCTTCTTAATCAGGACACTGAATTGATTTTGGCCTGAAGGAAGCTCAGAACTCCTTAACTCAAGTGATCCACGAGTCTCGGCCACCTAAAAAGGAGTGACCACAGGCATATATCACCACACAAAGAGTTTCCATGATCTTTTAAGGATCACTGATAGAGgatcagcaatcacatctgccagttctttccatGCCCTAGGATGTATTTCCTTTGAACTGTGAGTTGAATTCAAGGACAGCTAAATATTCTCTTTATTTACCTTGGCTATCAACCCCACTTTTAGCCATGTTTATTTTGTCCTTTCTATtccaaagatcattcttcttgtaagaaaaaaagaaaaaaacccttaaatCAAATAATTTTGTCTTGTCTTTCATCAGTTATCATGGTACCCCCAGGTATCAGTGCTAGCTCTCTGATCCTTTTACCCCAAAATTGCTTAAACCCATTTTGTCCTTATCTTTCCTTGCCAGCTCCAGCTTGTTCTGAGCCTTAGCACTCGTGAAACTATTCTTAGAGAACTGTGCCTTGTTATATTCATCATCTGTTACctgtccttgcttccatcttctgtcttttaaaaatgtaagtcaATCGGTAAGTTCCCTAAGTGACCTTATCGGTCCCATTTCCCCTCTTCATCAAAATTGTATGTCTTTTTAGAATTTCATGCTTGAGGGGTTCCCATCATTCTTGGGCTGACATTCCCTGTGGGATTTCAGTCTATGGAATCCTATTTGTCTTTCATTTCAGTCCTTTTTGGAATCTGTTCTCATAAAAGTTAAGGTGCATGTCAGACCAATCACAAATCATAAGATAGAGTGGTCATTTCCATCTAAGGTTCCTCACTGGATATTAGACCTGAAAATTACTTTAGAGACTATCTAatcccattcattcatttctgcacaaaaggaaacagaaatctCCTGTGGGAAATGGACTAGGAAATGAACTATCTGTTTTTGAGCTAATCCCTAAGGGCAGAGAACATTCTTCTAAATCTTTGTCTCTCTTGGTGTTTcataaatttaataaacatgaTAAATGTTTTTGGATGTATGAGGGAACAAATGGCATGAATTGATACTGTTAGTTGCATCAGAGTGTAGTAGACTCTGGTCATTGTCACAGGAAGGAACCACATTCATTCCCATCTCTACCTTTTTTCATACTTCCCCCCTTATCTAGAATGGCTTCACTTCTACATTCTCCCTATCCAAATCCTATCCATTGGGCATCTAActcttatgatttatttttagacttttccatttctcttctctcctttcttttcatttttcccttttccagtcttcactttattattattattgttgctaacatacatgtataaattCAATTATCCACATGATGGCAGCCTAAGCACAGAACTGTACTGGATGCACATGCCCTTTAAATGATGTAGTGATGCTTATATAAATagaaagcagcaagaaaaagatCTTCAGTGACTTCCTGTACTACCCAGAACCAAACCTTGATAAATTATTGATTTAGCTTCCCTAATAAAACAATTCAATCCATGTCTATTGTGTGATAATAATGCAgggcatttcctgctttttctcaTCATATTGTGTAATTCCCTGATTTTGAACACAACGTTTAAACATTGTCTCTTCATGTTCCTAGGATGAAAATTCTGACTCCTCAAAAAAAATACTGTCTTACTTGTAGCCACATACCTAGATAGGCTCAGTAATTTCAGTGTGAAACTTTACTTGTAGTTAATTCAATGTTTACATTTAAGGCAGTCGGTGCTCTTGAGGACTGAAATGTTTATGAGGAGTTGGATGGTTCATTTTCTTCTGGAAGAGCAAGAAGATttttatactgattttttttaatctcagtaTTTGATCAAAATCTGACCCTAATGATAAtctttctctctgctctctgAAGTGAAAAATGTGAACTTACAAACAAATACCTGTAAACCTTTGATTCTAAATATAACTTCCTCAAGGGCAAGACATATTGTATTCCCATCAAATTGCACAATGCAGAGTacatagaaggtatttaataaatgattgtcgattgatcttggagtcagatgatctggATTCAAACACTAGCTCTGAGACTTTCTACCTATGGAACCCTAAAAAAGTCACTCTTTCTTTAGACTACTCCAGCCAAACTGATACGTTTGCTGTTCTCCTATACAACATACCATTTCCCATATCCATTCCTTTGCACTTCGTCCTTGGAATGatctctctcctcacttttccCTCTTGGAACCCAAATTCACTTTAAGACTCGACTTGAGTACAACCTCCTTCAAAAAACCATTCATGATTCCCCCCATTGTTAGGGTCCCCACCTCATCTGTTTCTTTCTTAGtaaatgtctgtctgtctgtctttctttctttctttctttctttctttctttctttctttcttttttccttccttcctttcttttttccttctttctttttctctttccttccttccttcctactttcctctttcctttcttccttcctccttttctgtatgtctgtattcattcattcattcattcattcattcattcattcatctgtgaACAAGTTGTCTCCCTCTAGTGGAATGTAAAATCCTTAaagatagagatttttttttgtatttgtatataagACTGTAGCATACAACAAAACCtgcatttggcacatagtaggagcttaataaatgcttgttgatttattggtgTTCCTTATCATTGGAAGGCCATCCAAAGGAAGTTGGAAGATggtagaggaaagaacactgaatttagagtctgaggagttgggtttgaatccctacCCTGCCACTTTCCTATCAATGTGACCTAGCATGGATAGCTGACGCAGtggatgacagagtcaagatCCAAAGAGATACTGACAGGTAAGAGTACTGGGCTTATTCTAATAACACGACATTCAGTAAGGATCAGCGTAAATTCTTATATTTGAATTTTACAAGTACAGGATGGAGGAAATAGTCCAAAAGCTAttgtctggggaaaaaaatatgggattttagtggactcCAAGATCAATATAAAGTAGTAGTGTAAAGTAGTGGCCAAAAAGCTAATGCAGTCCTTGGCTGCACAGAGAGGAGTGTAGCAGAGGCTGAACTGGCTATAGTGCCCCTCCCATGGGGTGTGCCCCAAATTGCCTTTCTTGGTTCCAGTCAGCCATGTGGGAACTTTGGGACCTGCTTCCAGCTATGTGGCAATTCAGCAGGAAAACTATTTTGCATTCTGATATAATGTGATAAAGCCTGACTGTCCCTTTTCTACTTTTGTGTTTGTTGCttccttatctatctatctatctatctatctatctatctaaagaTGGACATGTCCCAGCTTGAAGGTAACTGCGTGAATCTGAAAGGTTCAGAGGTCCTAGACACCATCAGATTGTGGGCAAATGAATGTAGGGAAGAAGTCCCCAGCAACTAAGTCAATGTTCTTGGGAAGGACCACCACCACCGAGAAGAGAACTGGCCCAAGGCTAGTAGTTTTGCTAGCAGATATGTACAATGAAGAGCCAAAATGAAGTGCACAGTGCCTAATTAGCAGTCCTATAAGTTGCTTTGTGTTCTGATGAGATTTAAGTATCAGTGTTTCAGAAGATCAAAACAGTAGTTACAAGttattgaattttgtttttaatcattctGTTAATTTGTGCTATGAGTCTTTTATGCTTAGTTTTTCTTCTGTGTGTAGGAATAAATTACCTGTTCCATAGCTGGTTCGTGTTGTTTATTCAGGACATTTTCACTCCCTCCCTTTTTGGGGAAAAACCCCAGATGTAAGCTATAAACTAATCATTAGTAAAATTATTCCTGGAGTGCCATGGTGGGCATTTAACAAGCTGAAGAGCTTGAGAAAAGAGAACCTGATTCCTAGTCAGGCTCCACAGGACCAAACCTGGAAGAAATCACATGCCTGGGCACAGAACACACAATGggtatttgcctttttttctgtttagttcCAAAGGGCAAAACCAGGAGCAGAGGATGGAAGGTTCAGTgaggcagatttgggcttgaTATCAACAAAAACTTCCCGACAACTAGAACTGTCTAATGACTTATCTTAGGAGAAAATGAGTACTCCCTTACTAAAGCATCTAGCAAGAACAGAATAGCCAATTGTTGGGTGTGTCAAGGTGGACATTCCTTCTGGCAATGGTCCGGATTAGGTGGTCACTGAGGTGACCATTTCTAAAACTTTGTGATTTTATGAATTGATTTcattctctatgcctcagtttcttcatctgtaaaatgaaggaataagaCTAAATGACCTCAGAGTTCTTCCACTTCTACATCTAGGATTATATCAATACTTATCATGGTACAGGATGACCAGATGGCTCTTGGGGTCATATGGCATACTACATTTGGTTAAAGGAACTGGGTATGctcagcctggagaaaagaaggctcaAGTGGGAAATGATAGCTGACTTCAGGTATTTGAAATGCtgttgagtgaaggagggctcaGACTTCTTCTGTTTGGCCCagaagggcagaaccaggaacaatgggtggaaaatgcagagaggcaaatttaggcttgatgtcagggaaaacttcttaataagcagagttgtccaaaagtggaagggCCACCCTGAGAGGCAGTGGGCTTCCCTTCCTCGGTGGTCTTTCAtgtagaggctggatgaccacatgatgattacattctaatggggaattcATTCTGGGGATGGGATGGATTAGAGATCCtgaaagtcccttatgattctgtgattgagTTTCCGTAACTCTAACTTTAAGTTCCACTGTAGATGGAAATATCATCGGGCTTTAGTGGGGATTAGGCATGAAGCTTAGGGGATGAAATACTGTTATCATTAGCGGCACAAATTACAGTGGAAGGTGGAATGGGAATAAGCATATGTACTTCCAGCAACTTCTTTCCCctagttatatatgtatagacagaagtGCTCATCACTCATGGAAAATGCTTTTATCTAAGGGTTACAATAAGCCCCGTATTCCCAAGGAAAGAATGATAACtgggaattgtcatttttaagcATGTTCTCTATCtacacatttttttcaatattatttcTGGATATGTAATAATCTGATAGCAGTGGGCAAGGAGTGATGGGAATTACAGTGTGAGGTTGGAGGTGGCAAGGTAGAAGGAACAGCAGCAAGAGGTAATGAATACAGCCATTATGAAGACAGTTCAGCCCAGCACTTTTCAGAAATACCAGGATTTCTTCTGGTGCTCACATTTtctttgcagctaggtggcagagtggatagtgttgggcctgcagtcaggaagactcatcttccggagcttgaatctgtcctcaaacactccctaactgtgtgaccctggacaagtcgtttaccctgtttgccttactttcctcacctgtaaaatgagctggggaaggaaatggcaaaccactccagtagctttgccaagaaaaccccaaatggggtcaagaaaagtcagacataactgaaattgAACAGCTAACATTCTCCAAAAATTTCCAAAGTATTAGCACTAGAAGGGTTTTTAATGCTCATCTACTCCAATCTacctgttttagagatgaggacaagGGCTCAGGGgtcagtgacttgttcagggcttCACAGCTAGTTCATGACACAACCAATGCAAAAATCTAGGTCTCCAATGTCCACGTTAGTGGTCTTTTCATGTGTTAGCCTGCCTCTCTGTTGACCCAATTTTTGCATGTCTATCACTGCCGCCTCTCGACCTACCCTTTCTATCTAGCCTTCATATTTAACTTTAACCTGAACTTGGTGTCAGGAGACCTCGTTATACCCCCTTGATCCCATATTGAACGTGTTTTACTATAGACACCTCTTTACTATGGACAACCTCTTGGAGTCCCAGATTCCCtctctataaaatagggacaaaaatatttgtgatacctgtctcccagagttgttttaaggaaAGAGCTATATAAACCTCAAATACAAACTATAGAAAGGCACACCATTATACCTACCAATACAGCTCTTAGTACTTCCTTGCTTTTCTCTCTTTGCCTAgtgtatttatatagatatactatctcttttttcctttacattcctatatatgGCTTTCATTATACTTCGTTTCTCATGTTTTTATCTTTCATCCTATCTTAGTTGAACAGCTGTTCTGAAGAAAAAATATAGGATCCCAGAATGTTAGGGCTCAAAAGGACCTTAGGGAACACCTAGCTGACCATCCCCCTCTGTCCTCCCTGCACATTCCCTCTactctatagatgaggaattCAGGGTCCAGAGTAGAAGGGACTTTCCTAAACTCACACAGCAAATAAATGGcacagggaggatttgaaccaaggtctttgaCTACAAGAGTAGTGCTCTTTTCATTATCCAATGATGTAATGTAGAAATAAGAGGGAACCAATGACTGTGGTCAGTTTAAGCACGTGGTCAAAATATATTCTGCCAGAAACATGAACAGAAATGTTGCCACCCTGATATTGTAGAAAATACAGCGGGAAAAGTAATGTACTAGAAGCCAGAAAGGGCTTTTCCACTTCCTACCTGCATGAACTTGAGAAAGTcactctctgggtctgtttcctcatctgtaaaatgagggggttggactaaataacaTTATGTGATTGAGTCTATGAATACTACATATTCAGaattaatatttaaaatctattttacaGGCATAGAACATCCTGAAAGCCTTAGTTACTGCTTTTCCCCTGGAAACATGGAGTTTATTGTACGATCCTTAAAGGTCATTTACTACAGTGATCCTCTCTGTATTTCATGTCCAGCATTTTGTGAAGGTCtcaaaaacttcttttaaaactgCTTACATTCTTACGCTACTGTTTTTGAAACTGGAATAGAGAAATATTGCTAACCCCAACACATTCAAACCAGCAAGCAACAAGGCTTGAATTTTCATAATTGCTGTGGAGGTGTAATTGTTTGCAGATATTCAACACAACTTCACCAAGGTGAGGCAGGCAAGCTTTATATCAGTGTGTCAAACAGAAAGCTTTTAAAATTGCTGTCAAACATCCACATTCTTAGGTAAGTAGGACTTTATTTTTTCTACAGTGTTCTCAGAAATGCCTTCCTATTGAAAGTTTCCTACAAAAGAACACAAGAAAGTCAGAAACGGAAGGAACAAATAATATGAGAACATTGTCCTAGCCCACTGGACCAAACATGGGTTTATTATGTGCACTGTATGGATAAAGGGAGAAGACAGATATGAACTAAGGTGATGTAGCTTAGGGCACTAAGATTTATTGGGTTTGGATGCATAATTCTATTCTATAACCTACCTCTGACTACACTCATTGCCTTTGCCATGGATGCTTTTCTTCTGGCTTAGGTCAGATGTTCATGTGCTATATTTTAGACAACTTTATCTGGGCATTTGAGGTAAATCAGAGTCACTCAAAAGGAAGGTTTACCACTTTGAGAGCTATTTTGAAAACAGAAAGTTTGACACCAAAGGGAATGTTCATTTCCTTAATCCTTACATGTGGCTGATATTTGAAATGCCTGATCTGTGGGAGAGCCTAACAAGAAAATACTCTAAAACAGCTAAGCCTCTGGACACCTCATAGAAGGGTAAGGTCACACATAAGAATCCATGATACAGGAAATGTTGGGGACAGTTGACAGCTACTTTCTTGACCTAGATGATTCCAAACTGGGCCAGTTCATGTAATTCCAGGTGGCTGAAGGCTTCCCAGGGACAAATGACCGTGATATCTATAAGAGAGGAGAAAAGCATATAAACTCATTCTTTTCCACAGGCTTAGAAGCTCGTGTGTCCTTTTCCGGGGAAGGTCTTTCACATAGAGAGATGTCTCCATAACCGCACCTTGTCTTTTCCCCCCAGACACTTAACTTAGCCAGAATGGCATCCTAGTCCCCATATATATtttaggggaaactgaggttcagagaagctaATTGACTTGCTTTCTTACTAACAAAGATCAAGTGAGGAGCCCAGGTCTccctccaggtctggcactctttTCTATTGTTCCCTATTTCTATGAACTCGGTagtcagctagatggtgcagtaactagagcactggacctggagtcaggaaggcttctgttgaaacctggcctcagacacttattgctTGTGGgaacttggacaagttatttaaactctgtctgcttcagttttctcatctgtaaaatggggatagcccTTATCTCACAGAGATGTAACCCatgcaaagctctttgtaaatctaaaaagtgctacatgaatattattattatttcttagaaaAATGTATGCTTGGGGAATCAGAAATGGGATAATGCTGTTGGCCTGATCAGATGTGGTCTtatgcccatttttcagatgaggaaattgataaaCTAGTAAGTCTGAAGTAGGATTTATTActataatgattattattattaaataattaaatatttaataattaacatttatggatcactttaaggttttcaaagcacctcatatattaactcatttgatttaaCGTTGATTTGCATGTAGGTATCCCCATTCAAAGTGCAATCTGATACATCATGCTAACTCAGATAAGCAATTGATTGCAAAGTGTAAATACATGCGTGCTTATTCTTATAAATACAACAGTTCTTATCAGTACCTAACAAACagttaataggaaaaaaaaaagttccttatACTCATTTTAAACTTCTAGCTGTCTTCACTTAGGCCTAGTTTTAAGGCATCTGTCTTCTTGAAAGTATCAGAATTGATAGCCCTTGAATTTAAGGATTTCATGTGTCTCATTAGACCCACCTGTTCCAAGGCCCTCCATGCCTGGGATGTCATCTCCAAACCtatgaaggtaaaaggaaaaaaaagggtaggggagggaggattAGCTGAGATCAGATGAAAAGGATCCTGGATTGAATCATTTAGGAATTCACTTGactgaaaagagggagaggacaggtttgttcatttttttccactcTCACATCTATATACAGTAGATCTTTTGATTTGTACAGTGTTCATAGCGTCTCCTAGATagagaacaagaaaaggaagCTCAAACAAGTACTAGCCAATGTGTGCCATTGGAAGAAATGTTGAAACTGAAATATGACTTGAAACATTTATGAGCTATCAAAGTGAGGTCTACTCTCATTGTTCCTCAGTGAGAGACTTTAGTACAAGCTttgctccttaaaaaaaaaaagagagacatacATTTAGCCAATTAAAAATTGGGACTGCTGTGGCCAGGTAATGAACATGATACAAAGTGAACTTATAAGAAGGATGCCCTAGGAGTTGAGATGGAATGGACATCGTGGTTGGAGACCTTCAGGAAAAGCTTGAAATGAAagtagaggaggagagaaaagtggaGGGACCAtagatgaaaacaaaaagaaattcctAAGTATGGTCTGACTATTCAGTGACTATTTGCTGAGTGTTTGGTGAATTAGTCTTCAAACCAAGGTGATTTAGGACAAACAACCATGAAATGTGGTGGTATAGTTTCCCCTACCTTGGACGCAGGAACTCTTACCCTTTCACGCCTTTCTTAGGAGGCTTGCTCTTGAACTGTCGAGTCTGTCTCTGCTTGAATTTAGGGGGTGCCTTGCGTGGAGTGGTGGGACCCTGGCCTGAGGCCGGAGGGGCCAATGTGTTGTTGTCACTCATTTTCAAGTTCCTAGAGGTAGATAATGTTTCCCTTTCAAGTGTCTTAACCTGCAAGATAATCACAGACagtaaaataagtgaaaaatgcAAAGGGATTTCTTAAAGCTTCATATGCCATCATTAAGAACGAGGGATGAAAATACTTTTGGGTTTTCATTGAAAGTTAGATGAAGTGAACATATTTACAATAAGAAGAAATTTTAGATTTATGTGGCAATGGAGTGATGGAATAGTAAAATAATCTTGTAGTAGAGGAAATTCAGTAGGATAGATGGTAGACTGAAAAATACAGGTATTTGGAAATGTAGGAAGCTAAGAAATCTGAAGCATCCCAATGAATTGTTTTAACCACCTACGACCATAATTTAACACTGAAATGATCTCTCTGAGAGTGTGGCTctggggaagaaggaaacaagtatttattaaatggcttCTACATTCCAGGCagcgtgctaagtgctttataagtattatgtcactcgatcctcacaacaaccctaagaagtaggtgctattgttatcctcattttagagtggagaaaacaaaagttaaatgacttgcccagggtcatacatctactaagtgtctgaggccacatttgaactcgggtcctcccggctgtaggcccagcactctatccactgtgcctataGGGGAAAGAACAGCAACCTGAAAATAAAAGGGACGGTTGTTAACCTCAGAGACTGACCACCATCAATCTATTACCTTCACAGGGACCTACATTCCAGCTTATTAGAGGACAAGCTTTTGTTCTGCCCATAGCTATACAAAAGGACTCCCAGACTCACATTTCTGGGGTATCTTCATTTCTTGTAAGTATATAAAAATAGCCAGGATGGCCTTCTCACAATTAGGAAAAGCGAATGTTGAGATGAACATTAATGGTAGCGTAATGAGGTCAGTTGCTAGGATACAAGAATTCTGCTATTCTTGCTTCTCCCTGAGTTCCCCATCACTTAGTGACCAGCATTCTCcttgataaaatatttttccttgcCTCTCTTTCAACTTTAGTCAAAAAACCCTCTTCTAAGCTTTCCTCAGTGGCACTTACCTTTGTTTTCTTATTACCTTCtgaatcaaatttaaaatttttatcttcaCTTCTAAGGTATTTGTCTTTCATCTTCTATCTCCctaatcatttttttcctccagtaaaTTGCTATCTATTCCCcaacctcttctttctcttttgcaaTCATTATTCAAACCTACCCTCTCTATGAAGGGAGATCTCTGCTCCCCTCAGTGGTTTATGACCATTGCAACTACTATATGCActtatatcttatttttttaattaatttatttatttttagtttacaacattaagTTCCATgagcttttgaattccaaattttctccctctccctcttctccccacctccccaggacagcatgcaatccaataacTTATATCTTATCTTTATTGTAGTTACTTAGGTATGCGTTGTACATCTCTAGTACACTGTAGCTATGATGGCAAGGACTCTTTCTAATTT
It includes:
- the PDE6H gene encoding retinal cone rhodopsin-sensitive cGMP 3',5'-cyclic phosphodiesterase subunit gamma yields the protein MSDNNTLAPPASGQGPTTPRKAPPKFKQRQTRQFKSKPPKKGVKGFGDDIPGMEGLGTDITVICPWEAFSHLELHELAQFGII